A single genomic interval of Leptidea sinapis chromosome 37, ilLepSina1.1, whole genome shotgun sequence harbors:
- the LOC126975712 gene encoding uncharacterized protein LOC126975712: protein YNTLAAPTLAGRRLTRSQHALAPGYILRTDGAHIDITAVDDISEWLDPPPLKRTSPDTHLNDLFNDNKTRRIDELPAFLRNQSVEGLETEAKKVDIPSFCRHYSVPDDCDGQTDETDSSEDETDIDCNPKIITDIVRKGNILAKKASYDITEIQKDEYETEEIHKEPKIERVPERNSLAKLLSPKLSRLFKPVEAKEKLDDKDKSKSKFFVQRPSSPIRSTYRVRPSDDKRETTVLKSDIKLANMGKPMTPTFRRNLHTDKDFADGRFSYREKPKNQLEIGRNRLKTDNLQDKPKRELGITRSNYVRLANLKISRDILDKEVKLKDEKPSEDIT, encoded by the exons TATAATACACTGGCGGCGCCGACCTTGGCGGGGCGCCGACTGACACGCAGCCAACACGCTCTGGCGCCCGGGTACATCCTGCGGACGGACGGGGCGCACATTGACATCACTGCG GTGGACGATATATCAGAATGGCTTGACCCACCGCCTCTAAAAAGAACGAGCCCCGACACTCATCTGAACGATCTCTTCAATGACAATAAAACTCGCAGAATAGACGAATTGCCGGCGTTTCTTCGTAACCAATCTGTTGAGGGACTCGAGACAGAAGCCAAGAAAGTAGACATACCTTCATTCTGTAGGCACTACAGCGTTCCCGATGACTGTGACGGACAAACGGACGAAACAGACTCATCAGAAGACGAAACAGACATAGACTGCAATCCCAAAATAATTACAGATATTGTCAGAAAAGGAAATATATTAGCTAAGAAAGCTAGCTATGATATCACTGAAATACAAAAAGACGAATATGAAACAGAAGAAATACATAAAGAACCTAAAATAGAAAGAGTCCCAGAAAGAAATTCGCTAGCGAAATTATTATCGCCTAAACTTAGTAGGCTCTTCAAACCAGTGGAGGCTAAAGAAAAACTTGACGATAAAGACAAATCTAAAAGCAAATTCTTTGTTCAACGACCGTCTTCGCCAATACGCTCGACTTACAGAGTGAGACCCAGCGATGATAAGAGAGAAACGACTGTACTAAAGAGTGATATAAAACTAGCCAATATGGGCAAACCTATGACTCCAACATTCCGACGTAATTTACACACAGATAAAGATTTCGCCGATGGGCGCTTCAGTTATAGAGAGAAACCCAAAAACCAATTAGAAATTGGACGTAATCGGCTTAAAACAGACAATTTGCAAGATAAGCCGAAAAGGGAGTTGGGCATAACACGCAGTAACTACGTTCGGCTGGCCAACTTGAAGATAAGCCGAGATATATTAGATAAAGAAGTTAAGCTGAAAGATGAAAAACCATCTGAGGATATAACTTAG